A single Thunnus thynnus chromosome 6, fThuThy2.1, whole genome shotgun sequence DNA region contains:
- the LOC137184233 gene encoding transketolase-like isoform X2, with amino-acid sequence MRGVMRHVSAYLPALMRMCLFDWKAVRSRYATGATSEDDQSAAGGEDEMCVYRVFCLLGDGEMSEGSVWEAMAFASYYQLDNLVAILDINRLGQSDPAPLQHHVEKYQRRCEAFGWHAIIVDGHSVEELCKVLSQPRHQPLAIIAKTIKGKGIPAAEDKMGWHGKPLPKDMAENVIKELQSRIISCNKRLYPAPPNEDASPVSLRNIRMPSAPSYKPGDKIATRKAYGMALAKLGRYNDHVVALDGDTKNSTFSELFKNEHPNRYVECYIAEQNMVSVAIGCAVRDRNVVFASTFATFFSRAYDQLRMAAISESNINLCGSHCGVSIGEDGPSQMGLEDLAMFRAIPTATIFYPSDGVSTEKAVELAANTKGLCFIRTSRPENNIIYNSNEDFHVGQAKVVYKTNDDHVTVIGAGVTLHEALAAAEQLKKERINIRVIDPFTIKPLDSKTIIDNARATRGRIITVEDHYYEGGLGEAVCSAVVNETGFTVHRLAVSQVPRSGKPHELLRIFGIDRDAIAQAVRKMLSSSANAK; translated from the exons ATGCGTGGTGTAATGCGGCATGTCTCGGCCTATCTTCCAGCTTTAATGAGAATGTGTCTATTTGACTGGAAAGCTGTCAGGAGTCGTTACGCCACGGGAGCAACTAGTGAGGATGATCAGAGCGCGGCGGGCGGGGaggatgaaatgtgtgt CTATCGGGTGTTCTGCCTGCTGGGTGATGGAGAGATGTCTGAGGGCTCAGTGTGGGAGGCCATGGCCTTCGCCTCCTACTACCAGCTGGACAACCTGGTTGCCATCTTGGACATCAACCGCCTGGGTCAGAGCGACCCAGCGCCCCTCCAGCACCACGTAGAGAAGTACCAGCGACGCTGCGAGGCCTTCGG CTGGCATGCCATCATTGTGGACGGACACAGTGTGGAGGAGCTGTGTAAGGTGCTGAGTCAGCCCCGCCACCAGCCACTCGCCATCATCGCCAAGACCATTAAGGGCAAGGGCATCCCAG cGGCCGAGGATAAGATGGGCTGGCACGGTAAACCTCTGCCCAAAGACATGGCCGAGAATGTGATCAAGGAGCTGCAGAGCCGCATCATCAGCTGCAACAAGCGCCTCTACCCTGCTCCACCCAATGAGGACGCTTCACCTGTCAGTCTGCGCAACATCCGTATGCCGAGCGCCCCCAGCTACAAACCTGGAGACAAG ATTGCTACAAGGAAGGCGTACGGAATGGCTCTGGCCAAGCTGGGCCGTTACAACGATCACGTGGTGGCGCTGGATGGAGATACTAAGAACTCCACCTTCTCCGAGCTCTTCAAGAACGAACATCCCAACCGCTACGTGGAGTGTTACATTGCTGAGCAGAACATG GTCAGCGTGGCGATAGGTTGCGCAGTACGGGACCGTAATGTGGTGTTTGCGAGCACCTTCGCAACGTTCTTCAGTCGGGCCTACGACCAGCTGCGCATGGCTGCCATCTCTGAGAGCAACATCAACCTCTGCGGCTCCCACTGCGGTGTCTCCATCG gaGAGGATGGGCCCTCTCAGATGGGTCTGGAGGATCTGGCCATGTTCAGAGCCATTCCCACGGCAACCATCTTCTACCCGAGCGACGGCGTCTCCACTGAGAAGGCCGTGGAGCTTGCTGCCAACACAAAG GGTTTGTGTTTCATCCGAACAAGCCGCCCAGAGAACAACATCATCTACAACAGCAACGAGGACTTCCATGTCGGACAGGCTAAG GTTGTGTACAAAACCAATGATGACCACGTGACTGTGATTGGAGCAGGAGTGACTCTCCATGAGGCTCTGGCTGCAGCTGAACAGCTGAAGAAAG AGAGAATCAACATCCGTGTGATCGACCCGTTCACCATCAAACCTCTGGACTCTAAGACCATCATCGACAATGCCAGGGCAACCAGAGGACGCATCATCACAGTGGAGGACCACTACTATGAAG GTGGTCTAGGTGAAGCGGTGTGCTCAGCAGTAGTGAACGAGACTGGTTTCACCGTCCACCGCCTGGCTGTTTCCCAGGTGCCCCGCAGCGGCAAACCCCACGAGCTGCTCCGAATCTTTGGCATCGACCGTGATGCCATCGCTCAGGCAGTCCGCAAGATGCTCAGCAGCTCCGCCAACGCCAAGTAA
- the LOC137184233 gene encoding transketolase-like isoform X3: MRGVMRHVSAYLPALMRMCLFDWKAVRSRYATGATSEDDQSAAGGEDEIYRVFCLLGDGEMSEGSVWEAMAFASYYQLDNLVAILDINRLGQSDPAPLQHHVEKYQRRCEAFGWHAIIVDGHSVEELCKVLSQPRHQPLAIIAKTIKGKGIPAAEDKMGWHGKPLPKDMAENVIKELQSRIISCNKRLYPAPPNEDASPVSLRNIRMPSAPSYKPGDKIATRKAYGMALAKLGRYNDHVVALDGDTKNSTFSELFKNEHPNRYVECYIAEQNMVSVAIGCAVRDRNVVFASTFATFFSRAYDQLRMAAISESNINLCGSHCGVSIGEDGPSQMGLEDLAMFRAIPTATIFYPSDGVSTEKAVELAANTKGLCFIRTSRPENNIIYNSNEDFHVGQAKVVYKTNDDHVTVIGAGVTLHEALAAAEQLKKERINIRVIDPFTIKPLDSKTIIDNARATRGRIITVEDHYYEGGLGEAVCSAVVNETGFTVHRLAVSQVPRSGKPHELLRIFGIDRDAIAQAVRKMLSSSANAK, translated from the exons ATGCGTGGTGTAATGCGGCATGTCTCGGCCTATCTTCCAGCTTTAATGAGAATGTGTCTATTTGACTGGAAAGCTGTCAGGAGTCGTTACGCCACGGGAGCAACTAGTGAGGATGATCAGAGCGCGGCGGGCGGGGaggatgaaat CTATCGGGTGTTCTGCCTGCTGGGTGATGGAGAGATGTCTGAGGGCTCAGTGTGGGAGGCCATGGCCTTCGCCTCCTACTACCAGCTGGACAACCTGGTTGCCATCTTGGACATCAACCGCCTGGGTCAGAGCGACCCAGCGCCCCTCCAGCACCACGTAGAGAAGTACCAGCGACGCTGCGAGGCCTTCGG CTGGCATGCCATCATTGTGGACGGACACAGTGTGGAGGAGCTGTGTAAGGTGCTGAGTCAGCCCCGCCACCAGCCACTCGCCATCATCGCCAAGACCATTAAGGGCAAGGGCATCCCAG cGGCCGAGGATAAGATGGGCTGGCACGGTAAACCTCTGCCCAAAGACATGGCCGAGAATGTGATCAAGGAGCTGCAGAGCCGCATCATCAGCTGCAACAAGCGCCTCTACCCTGCTCCACCCAATGAGGACGCTTCACCTGTCAGTCTGCGCAACATCCGTATGCCGAGCGCCCCCAGCTACAAACCTGGAGACAAG ATTGCTACAAGGAAGGCGTACGGAATGGCTCTGGCCAAGCTGGGCCGTTACAACGATCACGTGGTGGCGCTGGATGGAGATACTAAGAACTCCACCTTCTCCGAGCTCTTCAAGAACGAACATCCCAACCGCTACGTGGAGTGTTACATTGCTGAGCAGAACATG GTCAGCGTGGCGATAGGTTGCGCAGTACGGGACCGTAATGTGGTGTTTGCGAGCACCTTCGCAACGTTCTTCAGTCGGGCCTACGACCAGCTGCGCATGGCTGCCATCTCTGAGAGCAACATCAACCTCTGCGGCTCCCACTGCGGTGTCTCCATCG gaGAGGATGGGCCCTCTCAGATGGGTCTGGAGGATCTGGCCATGTTCAGAGCCATTCCCACGGCAACCATCTTCTACCCGAGCGACGGCGTCTCCACTGAGAAGGCCGTGGAGCTTGCTGCCAACACAAAG GGTTTGTGTTTCATCCGAACAAGCCGCCCAGAGAACAACATCATCTACAACAGCAACGAGGACTTCCATGTCGGACAGGCTAAG GTTGTGTACAAAACCAATGATGACCACGTGACTGTGATTGGAGCAGGAGTGACTCTCCATGAGGCTCTGGCTGCAGCTGAACAGCTGAAGAAAG AGAGAATCAACATCCGTGTGATCGACCCGTTCACCATCAAACCTCTGGACTCTAAGACCATCATCGACAATGCCAGGGCAACCAGAGGACGCATCATCACAGTGGAGGACCACTACTATGAAG GTGGTCTAGGTGAAGCGGTGTGCTCAGCAGTAGTGAACGAGACTGGTTTCACCGTCCACCGCCTGGCTGTTTCCCAGGTGCCCCGCAGCGGCAAACCCCACGAGCTGCTCCGAATCTTTGGCATCGACCGTGATGCCATCGCTCAGGCAGTCCGCAAGATGCTCAGCAGCTCCGCCAACGCCAAGTAA